In the Hordeum vulgare subsp. vulgare chromosome 7H, MorexV3_pseudomolecules_assembly, whole genome shotgun sequence genome, one interval contains:
- the LOC123412446 gene encoding probable serine/threonine-protein kinase At1g09600: MEPESVRFMAREMRILRRLDHPNIIRLDGIATSRMHRSIYLVFEFMYSDLSRLIARPLTTPQIKCYMQQLLMGLQHCHERNILHRDIKGSNLLIDRAGVLKIGDLGLANYYGPGRRRPLTTRVVTLWYRAPELLLGATDYGVGIDLWSAGCLLAEMFSGKPLMPGRTEVEQLFKIFSLCGSPPDEYWPRMKLPATFRPPKTYKSTMAEKFAGMPPSALPLLATLLALDPAARGTAAQALQSEFFSTPPLACDVSDLPVVYKEETPDLTASHDGRKSKLRQRSEKRRNSSKRRADREQQADEPKLSNGESSNHNKEEEIVVLGETASLADAMASSSVQGLAESAIVKASTSTTSQRFSDSPIRSSPLNYQITL; this comes from the exons ATGGAGCCGGAGAGCGTCCGGTTCATGGCCCGCGAGATGCGCATCCTCCGCCGGCTCGACCACCCCAACATCATCCGCCTCGACGGCATCGCCACCTCCCGCATGCACCGCAGCATCTACCTCGTCTTCGAATTCATGTACTCCGACCTGTCTCGACTCATCGCCCGCCCGCTCACCACCCCCCAG ATCAAGTGCTACATGCAGCAGCTGCTGATGGGGCTGCAGCACTGCCACGAGCGCAACATCCTGCACCGGGACATCAAGGGCTCGAACCTGCTGATCGACCGCGCCGGCGTGCTCAAGATCGGCGACCTGGGCCTGGCCAACTACTACGGGCCCGGCCGGCGCCGCCCGCTCACCACCCGCGTGGTCACCCTCTGGTACCGCGCGCCCGAGCTGCTGCTGGGCGCCACCGACTACGGCGTGGGCATCGACCTCTGGAGCGCCGGCTGCCTCCTGGCCGAGATGTTCTCCGGCAAGCCGCTGATGCCCGGCAGGACGGAGGTGGAGCAGCTCTTCAAGATCTTCAGCCTCTGCGGGTCGCCGCCCGACGAGTACTGGCCGAGGATGAAGCTCCCGGCCACCTTCCGCCCGCCCAAGACATACAAGTCGACGATGGCGGAGAAGTTCGCCGGCATGCCACCCTCGGCGCTCCCCCTGCTGGCGACGCTCCTCGCCCTCGACCCCGCCGCCCGCGGCACCGCCGCCCAGGCTCTCCAGAGCGAA TTCTTCAGCACGCCTCCGTTGGCCTGCGACGTGTCGGACCTCCCGGTCGTCTACAAGGAGGAGACTCCGGATCTGACCGCCTCCCATGACGGAAGGAA GTCCAAGTTGAGGCAGCGTTCTGAGAAGCGAAGGAACAGCAGCAAGCGGAGAGCTGATCGGGAGCAGCAAGCGGACGAACCAAAGCTCTCCAATGGCGAATCATCCAACCATAACaaagag GAGGAGATCGTGGTATTGGGCGAGACAGCAAGCCTCGCCGACGCCATGGCTTCCTCCAGTGTCCAGGGACTAGCCGAGAGCGCCATCGTCAAGGCTTCCACCAGCACGACCTCACAACGGTTTTCAGATAGCCCAATTCGGTCGTCCCCACTAAATTATCAGATAACCCTGTGA